One segment of Erigeron canadensis isolate Cc75 chromosome 2, C_canadensis_v1, whole genome shotgun sequence DNA contains the following:
- the LOC122587559 gene encoding uncharacterized protein LOC122587559: protein MEDKQVDGRGRVGYSTIQKCVCAICQLAYGYNPDSLDEYLEMGEETSRCYLDYYCKCVFELYRDEYLHRPTPEDIQRLYARHEELHGFPGMLGSIDCMHWPWKNYPKAWQGQFTRGDHGHPTIMLEAVASYNREIKEDRAPDTSFTVNGTHYKKGYYLANDIYLEWSTFVKSYSCPQDEKCKKFKMYQESVGKDVERAFGGLQNSWHILTQPSRSKIVNRITQTIYTCVILHNINVEDARYAISSLEKGDDNDQIVLPERTF, encoded by the exons ATGGAAGACAAGCAGGTTGATGGTCGAGGAAGGGTTGGTTACAGTACAATCCAAAAGTGTGTATGCGCCATATGTCAGTTGGCGTACGGCTACAATCCCGACTCGCTTGACGAGTATCTAGAGATGGGTGAAGAAACAAGTAGATGTTATCTAGACTATTACTGCAAATGTGTGTTTGAACTTTATAGGGATGAATACTTGCACAGACCAACACCAGAGGACATACAACGCTTGTATGCTCGACACGAGGAGCTTCATGGTTTCCCAGGCATGCTTGGTAGCATTGATTGCATGCACTGGCCTTGGAAAAACTATCCCAAGGCATGGCAAGGTCAATTTACGCGTGGTGATCACGGTCATCCAACcatcatgcttgaagcggtAGCTTCGTACAATag gGAAATCAAAGAAGATCGTGCGCCTGATACTTCGTTCACTGTTAATGGCACCCACTACAAAAAAGGTTACTATCTCGCCAACGACATTTATCTGGAATGGTCGACTTTTGTAAAGTCTTATTCATGCCCTCAAGATGAGAAGTGCAAGAAATTTAAAATGTATCAAGAAAGTGTTGGAAAAGATGTCGAGCGTGCCTTTGGAGGGCTTCAAAATTCATGGCACATTCTAACCCAACCATCAAGATCAAAAATTGTGAATCGGATAACTCAAACAATATACACGTGTGTTATATTGCATAACATAAACGTTGAAGACGCGAGGTATGCCATAAGCTCACTCGAGAAAGGAGACGACAACGATCAAATCGTCTTACCTGAGCGTACTTTCTAG